The DNA window ATACCCTTCAGGCAAAGGTGGATCCAAATGTCTTCTCGCCCCAACTACTATACCTAGCAAAGTTTTTCCATCATGGTTTAGTTTCAAGGCTTTAGCCCTTGACCTCCAAATATAAGCAGTGAGTGATTCAAAATTTGTGAAAATTTCTTTCATAGTCTTAATATTATTGTGACTAGTATATTCTTTGATCAATCTCATTTTGAGTCTTCTTATACTCTCTCCATCCACCTTAAAGCATTCATGCACGAGTGTCGTGACCGGAAGATGAGGTGAAACCGCGGCCGAGGCATTATTGATTGGACTCGGCAAGGGCATGTCGGTAATTGACCCCATCAGCCTCTCCCTCTCCCAAACAGGTTTTATTGATGGCTCGCTTCTTCCTCTTGCTAACTCGACTAAGGCATGAAGAAATTGAGATAATCCAAATCCATCACATAAAACATGTGAGACCCCAATTCCAATTGTGAATCCCCCACATAGAAATTTGGTCAACTTGAACCTTAAAGGGTATTGGTGGCCATTTTCATCATCTAGTGAAGGAAGCTGAAATGCCAATTGTTTTGCAATTTCCATGTCATCACTACTACCACCATCAAGGTAATTAAGAGAAGAGAGATTGCAATTAGTAATTGCTTCTATAAATGGAACTCCTCTATCATTGGAATTGCAATGGATTCTAAACTTCCCATCATCATGTTTGACTATCTTACCGGCAAGAGGGTAGTAATAGAACAAGACCTTTGAGAGTGCTTCTTTTATCACATTAATAGGGTTAGGGTCAATTTGGTCATTTGGGTAAGCATCatgtttttgtgatttgtaaacTTGAATGATATGGTATAGCATATTAAGGTCAGGTCTATGATCAAGTGTAGATAGATAGAGAATAGAGGAAGGTGTAGACTTAGATGGTTTGATAAATACAACATCCTTCATTTCAACAATGAGAGGTGCCATGATGGAAAAAATGTGGTTTTAATAATGAATTTAGAGATTGTTATTGAATGTGTTTGTGGTATCTGAAATATACGAGAATAATGAAACTTATATAGATCAATACTAGCCGCCCTATGAttcatatattataaattagattaatttttaacttatcaAGTTAGAGATACCGTATAAGATTATATTTATGATTATATATGTAAGTATACATTTCGTTTGGTTTGAATTAAATTATGTTCGTTCAATATATGTCGTTCATATGGGAGAACTCTGTGATAATCTCTTTGGTCCGTCAGTTGTCCTTGAATTAATGATTAATGTAAATCTGCATAGTCGACGAATGAAATTAATATATAGATAATTAGAtaccttaaaaaaattatttaaagtaTCAACTTTAGTCCGTTATATTATTACATTTCAGAACTGTTGAATTTATCCTAAActcaacttaaaaaaatatagatgaCGGCTGAAAATGTTAAAAGTACAACAactaaagttattttatttaatttaatatttttaagagtaaagtattgtttttgtccccaacgtttggggttAGTTTTAAAGTTGTCTCTAACGTTTCAATAGAATTAACGGcgagacaaaattgagacgattttgaaacgttagggacttaaataggacaaaaacgttagggacaaaaacaatacataaaaataaattttgatttaattttatctttcaataacattgttttcattttaaataaatttattttttttataattttaaaaaattttgatacattagagacaaaatgtataatttatattttattgcatatgtatattaatattttcttttctacaagtttatatactagtcattctacaaatatttcatgataactaaaaatttttaagaataaaattataaaaaataatttatttaaaataaaagtaatatgattaagtgtaatttacttagatgtgattaaaaaataattgaatactatgtatagtaaaaaattgatattattgaaggataaaattaaaatttatttctatgtattatttttgtccccacattttcgtcctatttaagtccctaacgttttaaaattgtctcaaCTTTGTCctgccgtcaattctgttaatggATTCCTAatggcaggacaacattgaatcagttttgaaatgttagggacttaaataggacgattgaaatgtTAAGGACAACTTTGGATGaaggtattattattattattattattattattattattattattattattattattattattatttgtcagCTAATAAGCATCTGagcaataatttatttaaaggtaaagagttcttgaaatttgataaaagttttaaaaatatttttaagttttattttgttttaattttgttctataTAAGTTTTCAATTTGCATCAATTATATTCTTGAccgttaaatttttaaaaaatttaggtcCTAtttaacaacaatttcataaaaacaacctttaacataaataaattaaacataattttcatgtatttttGTTGGATTGGTCttgagttttttaaaaaatttagctaTCAAAAGNNNNNNNNNNNNNNNNNNNNNNNNNNNNNNNNNNNNNNNNNNNNNNNNNNNNNNNNNNNNNNNNNNNNNNNNNNNNNNNNNNNNNNNNNNNNNNNNNNNNNNNNNNNNNNNNNNNNNNNNNNNNNNNNNNNNNNNNNNNNNNNNNNNNNNNNNNNNNNNNNNNNNNNNNNNNNNNNNNNNNNNNNNNNNNNNNNNNNNNNNNNNNNNNNNNNNNNNNNNNNNNNNNNNNNNNNNNNNATTATTGAAGTgtgataaaattatttattttaaaatttaaaataataaataaaaatacataaataattatatcttactaaaataaaagaaattgattgAAGTTACATTAGTGATATTTTAACCTAAAAACAAAACAATCTAAGAAGATCGATAAGCAGAGTTGCATTTGATTAcgaaaataatataatacattgagaataagacataaaaaatagaaaaattaaaattaaaatttttatattttatttagtgataacttaaaacaaattatgaaagtttaatttattcttatttttttattcatcaaaaaatTTGGGGAAAaattatgataataaaaaatataattatgaaaaattaacaagaataatgaaaaaaaatgaaaaataagttgtgtctcttgttagtgtctctgtgtccttttggatggacttttgtattcttctttttaagatagatataaaatatattaattcaaattttttaatacaatatctcttttatttatatcttatctattaaatataattttatattttaatgacTCTGTCTTAATTTCTCatatataaaaacaaataaagtcTAACTCACACATAATGTTtcttaatttgatatttttaaatatatatcttgatttaaatatttgatatttacTTCTTCCTATAAGTGCATACACGTCAATCTATTTTGTTGAAACATTAAAAGAcattaattaaaagttaaaattacttaattttaaattaaaaaatattaaaaattatcaaaatttattattatttattattaattaattattaatatctaaaaaatgttattaaattatttaaaaataataatttttgataGGGCTCATTTCTCCTTTAGATTTAATTATTGGATTACCTTTGGTTATGTGAACAAGCAAATtaattggttttgaattttgacaTTGAACCGTTGACTTTGGACCTTATGGATCGGAACTACCTGCTAGGTTATCTATGTCTGccgtattttttatttaaataatttttttatttattaagtaatgataaaaaataaattttaataattttcaatatttttaataaaatttatcaatttgtatatttgttgatatttttgtagatataaaatataaaaattaaatttattattttcttaataactgtacaaatataaatgtaaaaaatttaaactccaattttttttctgcTAGTGCGTGCCAGCGAAAatgcaacaaaataaaataacattttacATGGCTGCTGCAAACGAAAATGTCACCTTCTAGGACTAAATCATTCCACGTGTGCAAATAGCAATAtgtcacttttttatttttgatattagGTTAGTGGTGGTGTATAACTATACTATGGGAGTGCACGGTGCTTGACGGAAGTGTGGCACCTAGAAATTCCTGAGCCCGATTTCATagttctcaaaatttttttctccgATTTTcttgtgcaaaaaaaaaatctgaaagtTAAGCATGAAATCGGTGAGTCTGATTTTCATGTACTGTCCTCCATAAATCACAAATCGAATGATCTGATTTATGTCCCTTTTCAGCTGCAATAAATTAGACCGTTCGATTATTTCTCTTCACTTGAACACCATTACACCGATATAAAAATCTCCATAGTTCCATAACTTAGTATTACACCACAGTTGGtgtcatataaaaaaaattagccgcaattactattaaaaatagatatatagTAATAAATTGGTTATTAACATACAGTTTGGTTCGAACTTtcacacaaaaataaataaataaatattaatataatagagaaagaaagaaaataaattagacaacaataattaaagataattttgtaaaataaatttgatattttataattgtaatACTTTTGAATCatgtaatatttaaaaataaagaattattttaaaacaaatatgataatgattaattaatgcttaaatcttggtttaagcattttttttcaaattttaattagagAGAAAAGTAAGGcggttttaaaatttaatgaaatatgacaccaaaagaaatttaatgaaatatatgaattttcttttattatataaaaagatatatataaagAGTTTGGTgtataattcttttttaaaaaattatattttattttataattttttaaaatatatttttgttatttcaaaGACTTTAaccttaaatatttttgttagaatattaaatattaaatatttatgttgaattaagaatataattaatctaataatgataataaatattgatttattGAGTTAAATGTCTAATTTGGTTTGATTGGTCCATTTAGTATTACAGGCCCAAACATTTTACTGAAACAGCCCAAATAAATGAAACAAAGAAATCAAATGAGCTAAATAGATATTACATCCATAACCAAACCCAATGAATattgaaataaagaaaagtttTCAATAAAGCTAAGTTTCAGCATGCTTCGAATCGAATAAATACTTGAAAGGtaaatgagagagaaaaagagaaagaaagctTCTTCCTTTAGTTCATACatcagagaagaaagaaagagaaaggttAACCAAGAAAATGTTATCAAATCACACTAATCAAAGGCATATTAAGTTAAGTCAAAGGTTAaaggtaaataatttttttttttatatgcaagttgatttcttcacttcttctccTACTCTCTACAATatcattttgaaaaaattaaagaaaatggtAGTTGAATATACCTTTTGTATATTAATGGTAAAAAATATTTCCTGGGGCAAAGTACAAATCTAATGGTTTGAATGTTGATAAGCTCATTGAAAAAAGTTGATTGGTGCTACTGTTGTATCTGCTACAGCGTTAAGATTAGTCccaaaatttctaatttttggagTTGATTGAAGAAAGTGAAGGAATGATCTCTGAAAACTCAAAGTCCAAGAAGTTGACTCTGAAAGAACTCTAGTCGTGACTTAGAATAAGGTACAAAAGGGAAAATGACTCTAGTTGAAGAAAAGAGGGAGAGAACCCAAATTGAGAGCTGTGTGTGAAACTTTACTACTAAGTTTAAAGTCTTGGAAGCATTGCACATACACTAGAGAGAGCACTCCgataagataaagaaaaaagtCTTGAGTTCTGTTGTTGCCTTCAGTTCATAGTCTTAATGCTGCTATTCATCATCTCCGTCATGATTTATAGTTTTGTATTTCAGTTTCAATGTATATCTTTTTGTATTTCTTTGAGAGGTAAAAGGCAAGAAATAGTGGCATTGAGAAAAAGGCATAAAGTGAAAAAAAGGCTGAGAGAAACACTTGAGGGAAAAGTCAAGAGTGATTTTAGATTTCTTTTGGTTGTATTTTCTGCCTTGTGTTCTATACCTGAGAGGTGCCCCTTGCTAAGTTGGGTAAGCACTTAGTGCATTAAgtttaggtattagcataaccaagtcaagttTAGGTTGAAACTTGTGTACCCAAATAGGATCGGGTTGAGTCCTagggaattggtgtatgtaatattttaactatagtaaaaattttaccaatgttgtggtggagactggatgtaggttgtaTTGCACAAGACAACTAAACCAGGATATATGACTGTGtcaacttcttcttctctacttctgttctgttttcttatttttatgagACAAAACCAAATTGTCTCATGAATACTCCACTACGCTATTCAAACAGAAATCGAATTTGGGATCTGGTTTTAAGGCTTAAtcaaataaagtaaaagaaggCTATAGATTCAAACTCCCCTTTTTCTAAGTCTTTtgcaaccttcaattggtatcaagagttaaggtctcaagaatcaaacTTCACAACTTGGAGCAAAAGTCCAATGACAAATAACTTGGACACAACCACAATGGCCTATACTCTAACAGAAGGTCAGTCAAACAACAGACCTCCCTTTTTTAACAGAAAGAACTACGCTTACTGGAAAGAGAGGATGCAATTTTCATTCAATTTATAGACTACAACATATGAAAGACAGTGGTAAATGGTCCTAAAATCCCCACAAAGacaagtgctgatggagtggtgactccaaagAAAGAAGCCGAAAAGAATGATGATGGAAAAAAAATGTGGA is part of the Arachis duranensis cultivar V14167 chromosome 1, aradu.V14167.gnm2.J7QH, whole genome shotgun sequence genome and encodes:
- the LOC107475132 gene encoding spermidine coumaroyl-CoA acyltransferase-like produces the protein MAPLIVEMKDVVFIKPSKSTPSSILYLSTLDHRPDLNMLYHIIQVYKSQKHDAYPNDQIDPNPINVIKEALSKVLFYYYPLAGKIVKHDDGKFRIHCNSNDRGVPFIEAITNCNLSSLNYLDGGSSDDMEIAKQLAFQLPSLDDENGHQYPLRFKLTKFLCGGFTIGIGVSHVLCDGFGLSQFLHALVELARGRSEPSIKPVWERERLMGSITDMPLPSPINNASAAVSPHLPVTTLVHECFKVDGESIRRLKMRLIKEYTSHNNIKTMKEIFTNFESLTAYIWRSRAKALKLNHDGKTLLGIVVGARRHLDPPLPEGYYGNAIVDANVVLSVKELMEKPLSQVVKHIKEIKKVAFTRNYITDSINTLVTKEQDFNVEGIGAYFNVTDWKHLGFLENMDFGGNVLVNLLPAPCNMFAMVDLCIFAPPSKLDSSMKDGGVRTFVSLPNDAMPKFREEMEALILLNNI